DNA sequence from the Pedobacter sp. W3I1 genome:
CCGAAAGCTGTTTTTTCTGTACCAATATTAAAACTGGTATACCCTTATCGGTAAGACCAATGGCCATTCAGCAGGTTGATGATGAAGGGAATATTTGGTTTATGAGTATGAAAGACAGTCATAAAAATGAGGAGATTTCTACTGATCCTTTTACACATCTATTGTTTCAGGCGGGAGCGCATTCAGGTTTTGTAAATATTTATGGAATTTCAGAAATCAGTAGGGATCAGGCTAAAATTGACGAGCTCTGGAGTCCCTTTATTAAAACCTGGTTCCAGGGTGGGAAAGACGATCCGGATATTACCTTGATTAAGGTTATCCCTTCTGAAGGATATTATTGGGACACCAAACATGGCACTGCCGTTGCATTTTTGAAAATGGCAGCCTCAGTTATTACAGGAAAAACAATGGATGATTCTGTAGAGGGAACTTTGGAGGTTGATTAAATTTTTCGTCATGCTGAATTTATTTCAGCATCTTATAGACCCTGAAATAAATTCAGGGTGACGGTCGTATTTTACTTATCCCCTAAATAATCAAATCCCTCTAATTCTTCTCTTTGAGCTCTTTTGCTTAAGATATCTTCTTCTTCGGCTTGTACTCTTGAGAAAAACAAAGCTTCGGCCTGGATTCTTTTTATTAACTGGCGTACCAGGGTTAAATCAAAAGCATCCTTGCTTAATTTAATGCAGTATTCTCTTTCGTTGATTTCTAAACTTGACGTATTCATAGCAATGGTTTTTAATTATCGATTGCTGTAAATATATAAAAGGCTTGCTAAACAATTGTTAGCAAGCCTTTTAAGTTTATGTTATGTTTTTGTTAAAATCAAATCCTTAATCCTCTTTTTCAGGGCTCAGATTTAACTATTTATGTGATAGGAATAAGCCATCATCCGTTTTCGCAACTTTTAAGATTCCTTTTGCTGTTAAAGCTTTTAAGGTTGTATCCCATTTTTTGTTGCTCCAATCGGCTAGTTTTCCTTTTACCTCAGTTAACAGATATTGTTGCCCTTCAGCAATCAACGAATATAATGCTGTTTCTTCCGGAGTCATTTCTATTTTCTTTTTCTCCGGACGCATCTGCGGGAAGAATAAAACTTCCTGGATGGTACTTTGGTTGGTCATTAACATCACGATACGATCGATACCGAAACCCAAACCTGAAGTAGGAGGCATACCGTATTCCAAAGCACGAACAAAATCATCATCCATTGCCATGGCTTCAGCATCGCCACGATCGGCAAGTTTCAATTGATCTTCGAAACGTTCTTTTTGATCAATTGGATCGTTAAGTTCTGAATACGCATTTCCGATTTCTTTACCATTAACAAAAATTTCGAAACGCTCTACCAATCCTGCTGCTGTACGGTGTTTTTTAGCAAGTGGTGTCATTTCGATTGGGTAATCGGTAATGAAAGTAGGCTGGATTAAATTCGCTTCAACCTTTGCACTGAAAATTTCATCTACTAATTTACCACGGCCCATTGTCGAATCGGTTTCGATAGCCAAGGTTGCGCAGGTTTGCAGAAGTTCGTCTTCTGTCATGGCCGACACATCAATCCCGGTATATTTCCGGATTGATTCGTACATGGTTAGTTTTTCGTATGGCCCTTCGAAATTGATATCGTGTTGACCAACTTTAACTACAGCAGAACCATTTGTTGCAACAGCTACTTTTTCTAAACATTCTTCAACCATAGCCATCATCCAGATATAATCTTTATAGGCTACATATATTTCCATTGAAGTATATTCTGGGTTATGCGTACGGTCCATTCCCTCATTACGGAACATTTTACCAAACTCATATACACCATCAAAGCCGGCAACGATCAATCTTTTTAAATATAGTTCATTTGCTATACGCAAATAAAGTGGCATATCTAAGGTATTGTGATGTGTGGCAAAAGGGCGAGCAGCTGCACCACCATGAATAGGCTGAAGGATAGGGGTTTCTACTTCCATCCAACCTTGCTCATCAAAGTAATTACGCATACTGTTAATTACCTTGCTACGTTTGATGAAAATTTGTTTGTAGTCAGGGTTTACTGTTAAATCTACATAACGCATGCGGTAACGCAATTCCGGATTAGTAAATCCATCGTATACATTTCCTTCATCATCACGTTTAACGATTGGTAGCGGACGTAGTGACTTCGAAAGCACCTTAAATTCAGTAACATGTACAGAAATTTCTCCTGTTTGCGTGGTGAATACATATCCTTTAACCCCAATGAAATCGCCGATATCTAAAAGTTTTTTAAATACCGTGTTATATAAGGTTTTATCATCACCAGGACAAA
Encoded proteins:
- the lysS gene encoding lysine--tRNA ligase, producing the protein MSIGLSEQEILRRESLKQLRALGIEPYPAEAYEVNAYAADILANYEVDKTAYKTVVLAGRIMSRNIMGAASFTELQDSSGRIQIYLKRDELCPGDDKTLYNTVFKKLLDIGDFIGVKGYVFTTQTGEISVHVTEFKVLSKSLRPLPIVKRDDEGNVYDGFTNPELRYRMRYVDLTVNPDYKQIFIKRSKVINSMRNYFDEQGWMEVETPILQPIHGGAAARPFATHHNTLDMPLYLRIANELYLKRLIVAGFDGVYEFGKMFRNEGMDRTHNPEYTSMEIYVAYKDYIWMMAMVEECLEKVAVATNGSAVVKVGQHDINFEGPYEKLTMYESIRKYTGIDVSAMTEDELLQTCATLAIETDSTMGRGKLVDEIFSAKVEANLIQPTFITDYPIEMTPLAKKHRTAAGLVERFEIFVNGKEIGNAYSELNDPIDQKERFEDQLKLADRGDAEAMAMDDDFVRALEYGMPPTSGLGFGIDRIVMLMTNQSTIQEVLFFPQMRPEKKKIEMTPEETALYSLIAEGQQYLLTEVKGKLADWSNKKWDTTLKALTAKGILKVAKTDDGLFLSHK
- a CDS encoding pyridoxamine 5'-phosphate oxidase family protein encodes the protein MATSQEGSTNHTQEENNIKDLGGKEAIEKLRGLAEKAESCFFCTNIKTGIPLSVRPMAIQQVDDEGNIWFMSMKDSHKNEEISTDPFTHLLFQAGAHSGFVNIYGISEISRDQAKIDELWSPFIKTWFQGGKDDPDITLIKVIPSEGYYWDTKHGTAVAFLKMAASVITGKTMDDSVEGTLEVD